The DNA region CAGAATGGATAGGGCCGTTATCGTTTGCTTGGCAGATCCGTGGGAGCCGTGTATTTCAGTGCCAAGAATGCCGAAGCGACTCATCAACAGGTTGAGACATTTTCTGGCCGAGGCATAGGTtattgagtgggcgtggttgTAGAGCTCCTCGGATTGGTTTCTTGGAAATCGAACTGGTGTGAACAGGGAGGACGAACAGCGGACCATTTCATTTCCCAGCAGAATACGACCACGAAACTCGTTCTGTTCGAAACGCTCCTTTATTTTAGACAGACCGAACATCTCGGTGTCTGTGAGCATTGAATTTTCCTCGATCAGACGAATATCGAGGTCTCTTATCTTATGGGCTGCATCGCAAACGATTTGGAGGTGAAGCTCCTCCTCCTTTGTGAATGCGGGAGAAAGGACTTCCCCATCAATATCTTCCGTTGCTACGTTTTCCGGTTGAAATCGAACTGTTGTCTGCAGTAAAGCCCCGATTACTTGTGGCATATTAGCAATAGCTTGAAAGGAACACATCATTCGCTCCTTTTCGGAGAGTGTTGCCGGCATTCTGATATATCGAGATGCTTTTGATGATAAAACTGAAGCAACGCGCCTTGTGATTTTCGCCAAAGTACGTAAACTAACGCCATGGGCCATTGCAGTTAGTTTTGGGTGCtataaaaaagtaaatttaGTTATTGCGCCAAGTTTGAAAACAGTGTGCTTTCGCGGTTTTGATGTACACACAAATTCACAACTCTAGCATACAGAAATTTACCTCGGTTCCACCCCACAGACGAATTGCGGATAGGATTTGTAGATCTATTGGCACTTGTTCTCTTTTCAATGGCtcaaaatattcaatttcCAGGTCGTCACGCACAATTTCAATAATACGGCGAAGGTTTTCTTTCGTGTACCGGTACTTCAATCGAAATTTGTGCTCATTTAGATCAGTCAGGGGGTTGAAGCGCGGATGTGTCTTCTTTATTTGGGTAACCTTACGAGCATTGTTGTTGGGATTAAGAAAACTTTTAAAGTCTCTAAAGTATTCAAAATCTTTCagaatatttgaaaatttgtctaTATCTTCCATTTTTACTTGACTTTTTGTTTACACTTTGTTCAAAGTGGTTGTTTTCTAAGTATTTGAAAATACCGTGTACAGACCGACATCGCAGTAGTATTTGTGGTATTTAAGGCTCTAGCAACGATTTGAAATTTAACTAGCGAAGTTGGTATAtaccaaattattttgaaaacaaaTTAAGGGTATTCCATTAACTGTTATTAGTATAAGTAttgaaaaatctttaaaaattttcaGAAATGGAGAGACCGACTAAAAATTGTTGCTGTTGAATATTTGAACAGCTGTAATcgacttacaatttttttgagaaaaaagTGTATTCGCACCGCAATTGCGCCGTTGTAACGCAATTATTGTTGGTGCAGAACCTTCCAACCATAAGAGttcgaaaacatcgatgttttcgatatttttaaagatcaAAAACATCGACGTTAAAACAAAATGCAttttgctttaaaaaaaataagaaaaattaagtGTTAAATGGAAGACTTTTTTGGCTTAagttaaaacaaaatttgttcTGCATAGAAGACCTTTTGGTACAAATCCACCTCAGTTTCCTTTACCACCAGTTGACTATCTAAGCGATCCGTCGATAGTTTCATCTCTTCCTCTTCGATTTCAGGAGTAGAGGTGGAGGAAACATTGATGACATCGATGGATGTAGTCAAAGAACCGTATGCAAAGAAGGTGTtgtaaatacttaaaaaatattaatttgctAATAGCAATGAAATAATCTTTTGGCGCTGAAAACATTCCGTTAACATTTTATTTCGTTTCAaggttattttattttttttcggaaCAATCGAATGTGCACGTTTCACTCGGTTACGGTTTGTTTATGCCGAGCTGATAGGCTTTAgcgtttctctatgtgaacaAGAATCCGCTTGAAATTAAAAGTACGATTTTAAGCGGCTGTGTGCAGAGGTTATTAGGAGTTTGGCAACGCGATTTTAATTCctggtattttttttggtatttccttagTTGATCCTAAGAATAACTTATACTTGACGAAAATCGTATGCAGGTTGTTTGCCTCTCACTCTCTCCCATAGCTGGAGTACGGATGATACGGAGATCTATTAAATATCATTAGTTTCTAACCTTACAGTAAGTAGTACAGAAAGCTCAGCAGCGATTATTTGCCCTAAATTTAAGAAGCAATAAAACTATAGTTTAGGGTAACACtgctatttatttttaaaatttaaccaatatttaaaagggtCCAAATGGTTTTACTTGTGAATATTCTCGTGGCGTCACTGTTGGCCCACAATTGTCCTTATCAATTTTGACAACTCTTGGCTGAATAGAAGTTTCATCATTGCTTAATTTGATATAGCAATAAAATAATCATTTGGCGCTGAAAACATTTCGTTAAAATTGTACTTCGCTTTACgtttattttgctttttttcgGAACAATCGTATATGCACGTCCTCTCCATTCGGTTACGGTTTGCTTATGCCGAGCTGATAGGCTTTAGCGTTTCTCTATGTGCACAATAATCCACTTGAAATTCAAAGATCGCTTTTAAGCGGCTGTATGCAGAGGTATTAAGAGTTTGGCAACGCGATTTTATTTCctggtattttttttggtatttcctTATTTGATCCTAGATCAACTTACACTTGACGAAAATTGTATGcagcctgtttgcctctctcTTTCTCCCATAGCTGGTACGGACTTCGTCGCTGTTACTACTAGGCTTAACTAATAACTCTACAAATTTATCAAATCTTTGACTGTCGGACAAGAcctattaaatattattagttTCTAACCTTATAGTAAGTAGTGCAGAAAGCTCTGCAGCGATTATTTGCCCTAAATTTAAGAAACAATAAAACTATAGTTTAAGGTAacaatgccatttatttttgaacAACAAGTGTTTTTCTGgaaaatttatattatatacttTAGTTCGGaaatacaagggtggtcaaaagtattttcacaaaaaaaaagttaaatatattcataatttgaacttacatcttgttaactttggcatcaatggaaaggtaatttaaatgccgtttgaatgatacaatacatttcttaacacattcagttcttattgaaaaggacgaatttgtgtgaaaatgtcctttttgaacttttttcctcgacttgaaaacttaaattttttgatgcaaaaagtttcttcaaacagaaataatagtaactgcaaaaagaatttttcaaaaattattttgcttctattttttatgattttttaaaggtgacactgtcggaaaaaatttgtatgaaaaagagaaaaatatggctaaaatgcatgtttctaagcattttcaaaaaatcataaaaaatataagcaaaatgatttttgaaaaattctttttgcagttactattatttttgtttgaagaaactttttgcatcaaaaaatttaagttttcaagtcgaggaaaaaagttcaaaaaggacattttcacacaaattcgtccttttcaataagtactgaatgtgttaagaaatgtattgtatcattcaaacggcatttaaattaccttcccattgatgccaaagttaacaagatgtaagttcaaattatgaatatatttaacttttttttgtgaaaatatttttgaccacccttgtatgtATAATAATTGATAAACTATTACTGATAGCGAAAGGGATAGCAAACTTATAAACGAATAATCGTGTATGTTATATGAGGTATGTAAAAGTAATACACCATATTGAGTTGTAATACAAAGTCCACCCTAGCATATTTTAAGTTGCattataatgaaaattaaaatttttttaaaaataggtCAATTAGAAACCTCTCGATAAagtataaaattttaataaagaaaaCGCCCGTGAACAGTTATAAAATGTtcagtatttttaaattattatgtatttttataatttttataactaaatttataaaccaatgcacatatatattttttgtgattgacaatttaaaaataaataataaaccaAGTCAAAAAATTGTGTACTTGTTGATTAGTTGATTTCATTTATGGCTCTGAACGATATCAAATACACAGGTAGGTGaggtaataaaattaataaataatagacAGAGTTTTTAAAGGCTCAACTTTACAATTGCTGAATTGTTACAAATTCAGCAGATAATTTCAATTTGCAAAATTACCAAacaactgtaatttaatttaattatttaattagatACGAATATAAGAAATTTTGATGTTACAGATTTGttattactttttaatttaagatgAGAACTCAAGGTTGTTGAATTGCAAAGGTCTCtgacaattaaatttgtatgGAACAGCAGACAGACTAGTAAACGAAATTCCACGGTTCAAAATAGTTTAGCGAATACCCTATGTATTTTCAAAGCCGATTGGCTTGCGGCTTAAAATAATCGATAGTAGAATAATCATCGGTTTTATGATCCAGCCCTAGttgttcagttcagttcatcTGAATCAGCGCGTCGTTTTCAAAGTCTCTTTCATTCTTCGCCGGTTcgttaaaaagttaaaaagttaaaaagtTGAGTTAAAAAGCTGGAATAATGGCTGATGATCAGGGACGTGGGCGCAGGCGTCCACTTGATGAGGAAGAACCCTCAACTTCCCGAGGCAATAGAGATGGACCGGTAAGTACATTATTCTTTCATGTATCAACTATTTAGAAACGGTAAAATTGTTGCCTCCATAAGCACATTCGCACAAATTCCGTTATGGGGGTGTCGCTTAAACATACACACATAGTTTCCCTAGACGCGTTTAAATAATGTGAGTGTGTTAGTATAAACAAGATTCTGCGTGTTTCTTATTTTCGAAGCCTGTCCCAAAGAGAAACACTGGTAATCAAAATtgaataaacaaacaaaaagccgCTGTGGATATGTCTGGAAAACGCTCAAACAAATCTTTTCTGGGCAGCACATTGTAAGAAAGTGTTCAATTTCGCAGTAAAATTCTTCTGCAAGCTTAAACTCATCTCAAATTTCTGCTGTGTATGCGCTTCTTTCAAAGGAAATACATTTTGTTCCACGAATATGCATATGTACAACATATGTACATGTTAAATCGCTTCTTTCAACTACTAATACAAGTTTGGAAGTAAAATTTCTGTATAGTggccatttttatttttttgctcttttaatatttaagataGATGACAACAAAAGCAAAACCTAACTAGAAacacaatttattttatttacaatcCCTTGTAATGTAGAGCACCAATAGTGTTTGCCATCAAtctctctttttttattttgccaaGAAATGCGTATAAAGCAGACTCAAAGAATGCTTTTCAGAAAAGCACACCtaaaaatttttgttgatGAGTAAAAGGGGCAAGGGGCAAATGTATGCTATTATTATTTCACTAATAAATTAAATGGCTATTAAGgagaataaaaaatatttagcaGATAATGCTTAGCATTTGGCCAATATGTTGTATCGCCATCTCTTTCCTAATTAAAACTGCGTGTATTGTTTTCATGTGGTTGTCCCGTTCTCTCTAAAAAGAGATAGTACGTTTCCCAAACGAAATACCCGCCAAATTGGAAGGCTTGCTAGTTggattttgtttataatatgaTTTGCAGCCATACCATTCTATCTACATACAGTAAAGATCTTAACTGTTAGCACACTTAGCACCTTGAACTTCAACTGTCCAATACTacatgtatttaaaaaaattcacaatttttttttggaaacggaatataaattataaaattttttaaattttatttatttatctaatATGGGCATTTCCACGGGTCGCGATCGTACGTTCGTACGCACttaatgcaaataaaaaaacattttctgaattttttattttgctattcggtataattttttagctCTTTGCTTAGTGTTaatcagtggtcggcacacacataccatcacaagaTTGCCTTGCgttagtgtgagtgtaaaaacacgaagttggcgcgcagcgctctgaaGCCTGACGGTTTCTCTGTTTTGTACTGAGAATCTTTGTCGCAGCAGCCAAAAAAAGCGCGCCAAAGCTGATagaaaaaagacccgaagacccttgccgaagtcatacgaacatctacgttatacgtgagcgtacagaggatgggcagaacacttccctatgctcactaaataggccgctgccgacccctGGTGTATATGATAGGGCTTATTGAGCTAtcattttcataatattggcAAGGATTCATGTAGTTTTCTATCGAGTCTGTTCCCAAGGAAATAtctccatttgtttttttttattgtattaAGTACGTATATCATAACGTACGATTTTTCCatgtttttttattaagagttaattgaacattttttcgccctctttggatttttatcttattagattgcaataaagatattttaacatataacctcctaagcttggaaataacattttttaattagttctgaatttcgaatttaattttatcataatcggacgactgtaaCCGACTATAtgccataggaatgatcggaaaattagtgcgaaaataatatgaaacaaattatagcttcggtgtttttcgacactattgggaatataattttttgtatttttaagaattttggATTAGTTCGAATTCTAATTTCAAATGGTATATTGCTAAATTAGTATTATAAAATCTTGTAAGTACcttaaactaaactaaaaatgggttttttttttaagaacataaaaattaaatacctTTTCTCTGCgaaaagtaatattttatttgcagGATCGGAAAAAATCATATAATAAGATAAGGGAATGGGTACGGGGAGCCGTATTTACCGTTAATGGCGTTTTAAAGGACCCTCACCATGCAAAAATGCATGGCACATACATAGGTGAAAGGATCATATTAAAGGCTAATGTCAGTCCTCAGAACTTCTCTGTGCAGATTAAAGTTTATGATAGATGGACATGTGCAAGGATATTTACCCAATAACCTTCCAAAAGGCCGTGTAAGGTGCCAAGTAcaattattttgaatttgagAAAATCATTTGGTTTGGGATATAGAGCTGTGGGGTTGGTGTTAACAAGTTGAAAAGTTATGCAAAAAACAAGATTCTGGGGGACTTTTCTAAATGGTAATACTCTAGATTAGGGGACTCACCCCCGAAATTCGCGAAAAAATTATTCTCGATGGACCGCGATTTCTTAAGAATTTACGTGCAAAATGAACTTGGCGGTCGGACATGATTCTCTTGTAATTGAATATCAAAGTTCCCGGTTTTGCTATAAAAACAAGGGTTCCTGTCACATTTGATAAAATATCTTCATTCTGTTCGATATACTTTATTGGACAATGGTCGTTCACgagattttttaatgtaatttTTTTCTGAAGCGAATTTTTGTAACAAACCGCGAACttcttttttcattattttgtGATCTTTACCAATTTTGGTGACACTTCGCAACAATTCATAACACTCCTTGTGGGGCAAGGTTAGTTGAAGATAATATTTGATAATACGGATTTTGttgaagtatatatatacaccAAAAAAATCTTTGAGTGTCAATTTTATAAGTGTGGGTGAACATAAACGTGTTCCTCCGGGCCAGAAAGCTTAACCCGCAATTTTGGCAACAGTCGCTTTGCTCTCCCTTGCGCCCCTTTaaagggtatctgatagtcgaggccgcTACTTGATATACTACATTCGTTGGAAAGTTTAAAGGTCAATTGATAGCTTTTAACGAGAGCCgagacatttcagttaaaatttgtattctgcTTTGGTAACGAAAAATGATTTACCCTCGACTAAATGCATATTAAATTCTCCCTTATGGCCCGCTGCACACAAGTTAATTAACATCTTATCTTAATTTGTATACAGCAAAGCAAAATATTCAAAGGGGCTTCATCGGATGGCTCGAGGCCAGGTGGTTCAAGACCAGATCCTCGTGTCGAGCGCAGCGACATTCCGCATGATCGAGAGAGAGATGTGCCTGATCCAGCTCCCAGGCGGGAGGAGCGTGGCCCTCCAGAGCGTAAGCCGCGGGGCGATCTCTTTGAGATCGTGAATTCCCGGCCAGCTGACTTGGTATCTAAAAAAGGAACTGACGGAAAACCAGTAATGCTGCAAACCAACTTCTTTCGACTAAATACTAAGCCGGAGTGGCGAATCGTACATTACCACGTGGAGTTCGAGCCAAGCATTGAGAATCCTCGCGTCCGTATGGGTGTACTGTCGAATCATGCTAACCTCCTGGGATCGGGCTACCTCTTTGACGGACTGCAACTGTTCACCACCCGTAAATTCGATCAGCAATTAACCGTGCTTGCTGGAAAGTCCAAACTTGATATTGATTACAAAATATCGATCAAGTTTGTTGGATTTATATCTACTGCAGAGCCTCGCTTTTTGCAAGTGTTAAATCTAATATTGCGCCGCTCGATGAAAGGTCTGAAGCTTGAGTTAGTGGGACGCAATCTCTTTGATCCGCGAGCTAAGGTAAAATGGTATTTGAAAACActgaaaataatttaaaacattttaaatttaaggtCGAAATTAGAGAGTTCAGAATGGAACTGTGGCCGGGCTATGAAACATCGATCCGGCAACACGAAAAGGATATCTTATTGTCCACCGAGATAACTCACAAAGTTATGCGCACTGAAACGGTCTATGATATTTTGCGACGTTGCTCGCAAAATCCTGCTAGACACCAGGATGAGTTCCGTGTGAATGTTTTGGATTTGATTGTTTTAActgattataataacaaaACTTACCGTATCAATGATGTTGACTTTGGGCAAACTCCGAAGTCAACATTCAGTTGCAAGGGTAGGGACATCAGTTTTGTGGAGTACTACCTCACTGTAAGTTTTTTCATATGCCAAAGatttacaattaaaattattatttttatttttatttatttttctacaGAAATATAACATACGCATACGGGATCATAATCAGCCGCTGTTGATATCGAAAAATAGAGACTCGGCTCAAAAAACCAACGCCAGTGAATTGGTGGTCCTTATTCCCGAGCTTTGCCGAGTTACTGGTCTTACTGACGATATGCGATCAAACTTTCAGTAAGATTTTCGATACATACTTCCTTCTaattgttacatactttccgacgaatctagtatacccttttactctacgagtaacgagtCCACGTCGTGATGCAGCGCACAAGGAGGGTGTGCGAAGGCGGTTACTTTATATACACGAAGAAATGAAAATCTCCTGTGATAGTCAGATCGTTATAAGTGATAAATCAATCGAAAGGTgttgcaaaaacaaaaaggattgcataccaagaattaagaaaaaatcaattaatttGGGAGAAatagcggtgaaagtgtaaaagtgaaaatttagaaaaaatttGATCTGCTGGGGCCGTTGGGAATAAATGCACAACTTCATTAGTCTAGTTGTATTTTCACTTAAAATagctaaatttttttaaatcgcatgctccgttcaaaagtaataagcaaaacaagattttggaggacttctcaaaattaaaatgttattttgtttgtcagtTTGTCCCAAAACGTTATTTTAGGGTCCTGAGAAATTCTCGCTAGTTTGGCAGGAAAACAGCAATAAATAGCTATATTTGTACACCCGTAACTTGTGAAATACTAAAGCTACAGGCTTGTGCTATATGTCGTTAGAATGGTATATGGAAATACTTTGTACGCCTTTCTAACATGATTTGTCCAAGTATCacagtttaaaatttaaggacaaacgtttttttttaattcttattttttagattatttttatttctcaaAAACGGCTCTAACGATTTTGGGTTAATCCTAAAAGTATATAGCTTTTTAGATTCCTCAGCTTCTGACACACGACACGTTGTTGTAAAAAGTCactttttaaagttattaattAACAAGAATGAATACATTTACCACTTCAGAACATCTAACACTGCCTGAGCGTTCAACTTTTTTTGTCCGTATCCAACCTCTATTTTAAGGTCCTGGACGTTTTAGATGATGTTAAACAgcttaatatatatatagttttaCACCCGTAACTTCTGAATTTTTAAAGCTACATGCTTGTGCTATGTGTCGTTGGATAATTGTATTGAAATACCGTGTATGCCTTCCTAACATGATTTGTCTAAATACCATCGTTACAAAATTAGGggcaatcttttttttattatttttgcaaaatcgatTTCTGTTAAATCTTTAAATTGTATAGCCCTTGACATTCCTCAACTTTGGACAACATTGACTTTGTATGTGCGTATCCAAACgcttttttaaagttatggaatcatTTAAATTGCTATTAAGAGTTCCATATAAGTAACTTATGTTTTACGGCTTTTGGGAAAGTAGACTAATTTTATGATTGATGCTTAAAACAAacaacttctgatatcaaacaaaaacacctccttaacaaacaaaagttcggatatcaacttttgtgacaaaaatgtattatacgatctactaaataaatacaatttaacatttttatactttcGGCACGCTGCAATTCGAAGTGCCGGTGTTTAGCTTCAcgattaataatataataattttcaaCGGCTTTCAATTCATtatcaaatttatatttattgtgGAGTTTAACTTTAGGTCTACAGGCCAAATTGACTTACTAACCCTACTTTCTTTTCTACTGGGGATAAGGGTTTTAAAAGGATGCCACTGTATTTGATTGGCTTACACTTATCCTGTTTTTTTGGGACAGACAAAATGATCTTTGCATGACTAGTGTCCCCCAAGTGAATTGCTGCTAGTAGATTTAAGATAGCTTTATTTAGGTCCCAATTTAGTTATATGGATACTTTCTTTTCAGACTAATGCGAGCCATGCATGGTCACACGCGAATGAATCCCAAGCAACGCATAGATCGACTGCGAAATTTCAACCACCGCTTGCAAAGCACTCCAGAAAGTGTGAAAGTACTAAAAGACTGGAACATGGATCTCGACAAGAATCTCACGGAAGTAAGAGGCCGCATTATCGAACCGCAGAAGATAGTGTTCCAACAGGGAAAGTGAGTCCGTGGAAATACTAACGTAGTGCGTTCcaataaaataatgttttcaGGGTTCCGGCTGGGGAAAGCGCCGATTGGACAAGATCTTTCAGAGACCAAAAGATGCTTACCACTCCATCCGAAGGCATCGATCGCTGGGCAGTCATTGCTCCAGAGAGAAATTCTCGTGAACTAAGAAATTTGCTTGAGCATTTGTTCAGAGCAGCTAGTGGAATGGGTCTCAGAATTAGAAACCCCCAGGAGTAAGCTTATTAAACGCACCCATACCTAACCTTACGGATTCGCCAATCCCTTGTGGATCGAGAGAAATCCGTAAAGCGTGGTTTCATATgcctataattttttttcttgttattcTTTACTCTATCTATAAATACTTGTATTTCTAGAGTCAAAATTTATGACGATCGCACC from Drosophila subpulchrella strain 33 F10 #4 breed RU33 chromosome 2L, RU_Dsub_v1.1 Primary Assembly, whole genome shotgun sequence includes:
- the LOC119546985 gene encoding putative nuclease HARBI1 is translated as MEDIDKFSNILKDFEYFRDFKSFLNPNNNARKVTQIKKTHPRFNPLTDLNEHKFRLKYRYTKENLRRIIEIVRDDLEIEYFEPLKREQVPIDLQILSAIRLWGGTEHPKLTAMAHGVSLRTLAKITRRVASVLSSKASRYIRMPATLSEKERMMCSFQAIANMPQVIGALLQTTVRFQPENVATEDIDGEVLSPAFTKEEELHLQIVCDAAHKIRDLDIRLIEENSMLTDTEMFGLSKIKERFEQNEFRGRILLGNEMVRCSSSLFTPVRFPRNQSEELYNHAHSITYASARKCLNLLMSRFGILGTEIHGSHGSAKQTITALSILHNMAMEWADPSIDTEQNISPFNSTFFNSIGRAPKSGEDNNRRQFIKTHFAS
- the LOC119548885 gene encoding protein piwi translates to MADDQGRGRRRPLDEEEPSTSRGNRDGPQSKIFKGASSDGSRPGGSRPDPRVERSDIPHDRERDVPDPAPRREERGPPERKPRGDLFEIVNSRPADLVSKKGTDGKPVMLQTNFFRLNTKPEWRIVHYHVEFEPSIENPRVRMGVLSNHANLLGSGYLFDGLQLFTTRKFDQQLTVLAGKSKLDIDYKISIKFVGFISTAEPRFLQVLNLILRRSMKGLKLELVGRNLFDPRAKVEIREFRMELWPGYETSIRQHEKDILLSTEITHKVMRTETVYDILRRCSQNPARHQDEFRVNVLDLIVLTDYNNKTYRINDVDFGQTPKSTFSCKGRDISFVEYYLTKYNIRIRDHNQPLLISKNRDSAQKTNASELVVLIPELCRVTGLTDDMRSNFQLMRAMHGHTRMNPKQRIDRLRNFNHRLQSTPESVKVLKDWNMDLDKNLTEVRGRIIEPQKIVFQQGKVPAGESADWTRSFRDQKMLTTPSEGIDRWAVIAPERNSRELRNLLEHLFRAASGMGLRIRNPQEVKIYDDRTATYVRALDDCARTDLKLILCLVPNINVERYSAIKKRGYVDRAVPTQVVTTKTASNRSLMSIATKIAIQLNCKLGYTPWMIELPLSGLMTIGFDIAKSTRDRKRAYGALVASMDLQQNSTYFSTVSECSAFDVLSNTLWPMIGKALRQYHREHKKLPARIVFYRDGVSSGSLKQLFEYEVKDIIEKLQAEYKRANSPPPQLAYIVVTKSMNARFFLNGQNPPPGTVVDDVITLPERYDFYLVSQQVRQGTVSPTSYNVLYSNMGISPEKMQKLTYKMCHLYYNWSGTTRVPAVCQYAKKLATLVGTNLHSIPQNALEKKFYYL